The DNA region AAAAACGGGAAAGAAGAAAATGAGGTACAAGATGTATTGTTTCCACCCGAAAATGCATACAATTCCGAACAAAGTAAAGAAAAGCAAAGTAAAGAAAAGCAAAACACTCCCCCTCTAACTCCCCAAGGGGAGGACGGAGGAAAAGGAATGGAGGGTTCTTCTTTCGAAATTCCGGGATACGCCTACAACAAGAAGACACACAATCTGGAAGGTTTGATGTTGGAACTGCAACAACTTCATATCGTAGACCGAAATGAAATCAATGCCATTCTGCGGCTATCCGACTACGGAAGACTGGGAGGATATGTGTTTAAAATAATCAGTAGTACACGGTGGAGCACCGTACTGGCAAAAGGCAAATACGTCATCGCCGCACTAAGAAAAGAGAAAACCAGAAACGGCTGATAATCAAGGCTAATATTAGCATTTGCCAAGGCTACACCCTTTACCTCCTATGGCTACACCCTTTAGGTCAAAGGGCTACACTATACGGGCGAAAGGGTGTAGCTATCCTAAAGTACCCATCAAGACTTACAAAATATACATCAATGTATAATACATCAATGTATATTTTTGAAATAATCATATACAGGTAGTACACGAACCGTTTTATCCCCAATAATAAACTTGTCACGCTGATTAAATGATAGCAATAATCCCTCAGGCAGATTAAAAAAGGTCAAGGCATCCAGCAGTCCTTCAACTTCACGCTTCCTGTTTTCGGCAGTCAATGAATAGCAAACCTGAATAGCTAAACAGGGTACACTGTTTTCAGCTATAATAAAGTCACATTCTTTCTGATTCTCATTATAATAAAAAATTTCCGAATAACGGCGACGCAACTCTGCAAAGACCATATTCTCCAATCGACGTCCTTCGTCACGGGTAAATGAAGGAGAGGCTATTGAAACTACACCATTATCCACGCAGTACACTTTCTTAGGATTTAGTAACTGTGCCTTATAAGAATATGAGAATCTCGGGACAAAGCTTATTAAATAGGTTTGCTCAAAATAAGAAAAATAGTCCGATACAGTAGATGTACTTTTCACTCCAAGCACTTGCTTGAGTTTATTGGCGGAAACCAAATTTCCTATATTCCCTACTAAATAAGCCAATAAACTTTTTAATGAATGCTCATCACGAATATTATACCTTACCGCGATATCACGATAGACGATATCATTGACCAAATCAGATAACACATCCGGATTATCTAATTGCAAGTATTGCGGAAAGCCTCCTTTATACAGGTAATCATATAAAGAGCCTTCACCAATCTCTTGTTCTTTATAACCACAATATTCTGCATAAGAAAAAGGAAAAAGTTCCTTAGTAATGTGCCGTCCGGTCAATTTGGTCCCCAATTCACGACTCAACATGGAAGCATTGGAACCAGTCACCACCACATAGAATCCTTCATCCAGCTTACCCCTGACATACACTTCCCATCCTTCAACAACCTGAACCTCATCGAAGAAAAGAAATCTACACTTCTCATTTTCCTTAATTACTTCATCTACTATGCGGAAATCGTTAAACTCAAAACCATATAATAGCGGAGTATCAAAATTCAAAAAAACAGTCTCTTCCAACTGATATTTATCCATTAGCATCTGAAACAGCAAAGTACTTTTTCCACACCGGCGTATGCCCGAAATAATTAGTGCATAATCCTGTAATAACGGAGAAAGAGAAGATAACAAATCACGCCTGTATCCCTGACCTTTTTTTATCCGCTCACTCTGCATGCGGATTGCTTCTATGATATCTGACCGACTTATCATAATATTTATCTTTTTAAGTTCAAGTGCAAATATAAGTATTCCATTCTGAATGGACAAATCCTTCCATTCCAAATAGACACTTCCTTCCATTCTCAATGAACAGAGAAAAAGAAGGGGCTAACTCCTCAATTGGAGCCAGCCCCTTACATATAATAAAGAGATTCTTCTCGATTACCGAACGGCTATATGAGTATTTTGCAAAGAAGCCTCATTTGCTCTTGTCAATATAGAAAAGCAATCTTATTAAGATTAATTAAAACAGTAAATGGCATATCTTTCAATAATGAAGCTAATTTTGTAACAAATAATCAAAATAAAGTATGAGAATCTATGAGTAAAACTTTCAATATTTATTGCGACGAAAGTACACATTTGAAAAACGATGGACATCCATATATGCTTTTAGGCTATGTTAGTATCGCATATCCCCAGATAAAGATGGCTAAAGAACAAATCAAAGCTATTAAGGTAAAGTATAACTACAAAGGTGAATTAAAATGGACTAATGTTCATGACGCTACATTTCCGATGTATAATGAGCTCATTAAATATTTCTTTACGACAGATATAAAATTCAGAGCTGTAGTCGTAGACAAATCTCAAATAGATGAGACTCGCCCTGAATATACTTTCAATGATTTCTATTTTAGAATGTACTATCAACTCTTGCATCATTTATCCGACATGGAGAATGAATATAATGTCTTTTTTGATATCAAAGATACATGTAGCCATAAGAAGCTCCATACATTACAAGATATTTTAAAATGGAACTCTTCTATCAGACACTTTCAGTTTATCCGTTCTCACGAAAGTTATTTTGTGCAGTTGGCAGATATATTAATGGGAGCCATTAACTATAATCTCCGAATTGAAAAAGGTGATGTGGAAGGTAAGGTTATAGCAAAAAGAAAACTTGTTGACAAAATTCAAGAACACGCAGATATCTCTTTAAACAGAACAACGCCACTATCAAAGAAAAAATTCAATCTATTCTTTATCTCACTAAAATAATAGTTATGCCTTTTAATCTACTGAAAAAATATCCGGAATTACTTGAAATTCTACACATGAATGAGCATCAACGTAAAGAATCTCTTATGAGAATCTACAAAAGAGATATAGAAGATAATCCAAATTTCAAGTTCAGAGAGAAACAAATCTATCCGATCAAATCAGATGGAGTGGCTGATATGGGTCGACAATTTACGCACCTTACTTGCGAAGAGGCAAAAGAAACAGATGAGAATGGTAATTTGCTTCCAGCCAAGCGAGTTTTTGAAAAAGACCGTTCTCAACGATTGCATTGGATCAATCATCACATTCAAGAATTGTCTTCTGAAAATATAGAAGTCTTCAGTGTGACAGAACGTGATCAGAAAAAACGTTGCGATATTACCAAAACATATGTTTACGATAAGAAAGAGAAATATGTGATAGTTCTCGAATGCCAAAGAAAAAGCTCTTATTACTTATTAACAGCCTATTATCTGAATAAAGAGTATGCGGAAAAAGGCATAAAGAAAAAGATGAAAAAGCGTTTACCAAATATTGAATAAAAAACGCAGGGCTCAGATTTATATCAAGATAAACCGAGCCCCGAAACTCCTTCTATTTGTAGATGAGCGTTGCAAATATACGCTGATATATTTAAATATACAACATTTTTTGCACCATGATTGTTTATTTAACACCTTGAAATAATCATATTCAGAATGAAAAAAATAGCGGTCGACTCACAAAGGGAGTCAACCGCTACTAAATATTAATATAAAAACGCTTTCTTGATTAGAGAGCACCTACTTCTTTCAATGCAGCGTTAGTTCCGTGAACAGCCTTAGCGCTGGCAGCGAATTTTTCTTTTTCGTCAGCAGTCAGTTCCAGTTCAACGATTTTTTCGATACCATTCTTGCCCAGGATAACGGGAACACCGATACAAAGATCAGATTCGCCATATTCGCCTTCCAGCAATACAGAGCAAGGAATCATCTTCTTCTGGTTGTGAATGATAGACTCAACTACATAAGCTCCTGCCGCACCCGGTGCATACCATGCAGAAGTACCCAGCAACTTAGTCAGCGTAGCACCACCTACCATAGTAGAAGCTACAACTTCGTTCAGTTTTTCTTCGCTCAACAGTGTGCTGACCGGTTGTCCTTTGTATGTAGCCAAACGAGCCAACGGAATCATAGTAGTATCACCATGACCACCGATTACCATGCCTTCCACTTCGTTTGCATTGCAACCCAAAGCTTGAGACAGGAAATATTTAAAACGAGAGCTGTCCAAAGCACCACCCATACCGATAACACGGTTCTTAGGCAGCCCCAAAGATTTCAATGCCAGATAAGTCATTGTATCCATCGGATTAGAAATAACTACAAGGATAGCGTTGGGAGAATATTTCAATGCATTTTCAGCAACTGTCTTCACGATACCGGCATTCACACCGATCAACTCTTCACGAGTCATACCCGGCTTACGGGGAATACCTGATGTGATAACGATAACGTCAGAATTTGCAGTCTTCTCATAATCGTTGGTGCAACCTACAATAGTGGTATCAAAACCCAACAATTGAGCTGTCTGCATCATATCCATTGCCTTACCTTCTGAAACGCCTTCTTTAACATCCAGCATTACCACTTCGTCAGCCACTTCATTAAAGGCCAACACATTAGCGCATGTAGCACCTACGTTACCTGCACCTACTACGGTTACTTTTGACATAATCTTCAATTTTTTGTTTATACGTGTAATAAAGTTGCGACAAAAGTACAACGACATTCGTAATTAAGGAAATTTTTCCGTAATAATTTTAGTTAAATGATTATTAAGTTAAGGGTTGGTGATTAGTGATTGACGATTAATGCTTATTTTTGCGGTGGAATAGACCTAACCCTATTTTACACACCTATTATATTAATGAAACAATATGGCAGATAACAAGAATAAGCTGGTGATTATTGCAGGTACTGTATTAGTATTAGCCTTGGTAGGCGTTACTGTATTATTACTCTCCGAAAAACAGACGAACAAAGAACTGGTACAGGAATTTCAACTGGAAAAGGAAGACCTGGAAAACGAATATACACGCTTTGCACAACAGTATGACGAACTGAAATTAACAGTCTCCAATGACTCTTTGTCCGTACTGTTGGAACAGGAGCAGCTGAAGACCCAACGTCTGTTGGAAGAACTGCGTACCGTAAAAAGCAGCAATGCCGCAGAAATACGCCGCCTGAAAAAGGAACTTGCCACCTTACGTAAAGTAATGATAGGTTATATCAACCAGATAGATTCACTGAATAGACTGACCGCCCATCAGAAAGAGGTGATCGCACAGGTCACGCAAAAGTACAACGACGCTTCCCGCCAAATCAGCAATCTGGCGGAAGAGAAAAAGAATCTGAATAAAAAAGTCACCCTTGCCGCACAGTTAGATGCTACCAATATCAACATACAAGCTGTCAACAAACGGGATAAAGTAGCCAAGAAAGTAAAAGACGTGGTGAAATTCAAGATAGGATTCACTATCGTCAAAAATATCACAGCCGAAACAGGCGAACGTACCATCTATGTCCGCATCACCAAACCGGATAATGACGTGCTGACTAAAAACCCTTCCAATACATTCCCGTATGAAAACCGCGAGTTGGGATATTCCATCAAAAAGTACATTGAATACAACGGTGAAGAGCAAAATATAACCGTGTACTGGAACGTAGAAGAGTATCTATATGCAGGTACCTATCGGGTAGATCTTTTCGCAGACG from Bacteroides sp. MSB163 includes:
- a CDS encoding DUF4373 domain-containing protein; amino-acid sequence: MAMNCTGVLYFPITISLLEGVATELIEARFGLKGVAAFIKLLGKIYKEEGYYLVWNKEQCMLFAHKLGNELSDKEMQEIVELLIAKDIFDRKMYEEHQVLTSVHIQKVWLEATKRRKRDLTPLPYFLMETKVPKNGKEENEVQDVLFPPENAYNSEQSKEKQSKEKQNTPPLTPQGEDGGKGMEGSSFEIPGYAYNKKTHNLEGLMLELQQLHIVDRNEINAILRLSDYGRLGGYVFKIISSTRWSTVLAKGKYVIAALRKEKTRNG
- a CDS encoding ATP-binding protein; this translates as MISRSDIIEAIRMQSERIKKGQGYRRDLLSSLSPLLQDYALIISGIRRCGKSTLLFQMLMDKYQLEETVFLNFDTPLLYGFEFNDFRIVDEVIKENEKCRFLFFDEVQVVEGWEVYVRGKLDEGFYVVVTGSNASMLSRELGTKLTGRHITKELFPFSYAEYCGYKEQEIGEGSLYDYLYKGGFPQYLQLDNPDVLSDLVNDIVYRDIAVRYNIRDEHSLKSLLAYLVGNIGNLVSANKLKQVLGVKSTSTVSDYFSYFEQTYLISFVPRFSYSYKAQLLNPKKVYCVDNGVVSIASPSFTRDEGRRLENMVFAELRRRYSEIFYYNENQKECDFIIAENSVPCLAIQVCYSLTAENRKREVEGLLDALTFFNLPEGLLLSFNQRDKFIIGDKTVRVLPVYDYFKNIH
- a CDS encoding DUF3800 domain-containing protein; protein product: MSKTFNIYCDESTHLKNDGHPYMLLGYVSIAYPQIKMAKEQIKAIKVKYNYKGELKWTNVHDATFPMYNELIKYFFTTDIKFRAVVVDKSQIDETRPEYTFNDFYFRMYYQLLHHLSDMENEYNVFFDIKDTCSHKKLHTLQDILKWNSSIRHFQFIRSHESYFVQLADILMGAINYNLRIEKGDVEGKVIAKRKLVDKIQEHADISLNRTTPLSKKKFNLFFISLK
- the mdh gene encoding malate dehydrogenase, which produces MSKVTVVGAGNVGATCANVLAFNEVADEVVMLDVKEGVSEGKAMDMMQTAQLLGFDTTIVGCTNDYEKTANSDVIVITSGIPRKPGMTREELIGVNAGIVKTVAENALKYSPNAILVVISNPMDTMTYLALKSLGLPKNRVIGMGGALDSSRFKYFLSQALGCNANEVEGMVIGGHGDTTMIPLARLATYKGQPVSTLLSEEKLNEVVASTMVGGATLTKLLGTSAWYAPGAAGAYVVESIIHNQKKMIPCSVLLEGEYGESDLCIGVPVILGKNGIEKIVELELTADEKEKFAASAKAVHGTNAALKEVGAL